A genome region from Paenibacillus sp. J23TS9 includes the following:
- a CDS encoding GH36-type glycosyl hydrolase domain-containing protein: MTATMTNSKLNIQAGDLCFTFWKSGDLYQAVSGRTMINQLMTSPLEGSLNNLYLRIHNDSGISSYPLLGLHSRSTVSTGGNRMVWEGTAEDVQYRVTFALSAQGVWFWDVVTHGENVKIDIIYGQDIGNADVGAVRSNEAYLSQYIDHSVFEDKDHGYVVCSRQNQPQGGTFPYIQQGSLTRASGYSTDGFQFFGLSYKETNIPSCLSQTGLANEIYQYEFAYTALQSELVSLNGEARFVFYGLVKADHASAVTELEFKDEVQQAWDAYQAEEMKEPMQKLSPISLKKVMGDPLQTLSMTDEEVNSRFPSHTRHQEEREDGQLIAFFTDSYEHIVLKEKELLVERPHGHILMSGNNVQLGAKVVTTTSYMYGIFNSHLVVGNTNFNKMMSNARSALNIPKTSGQRIYMELDGQYQLLTMPSLFEIGFNYVRWYYKTSDDMLIITNFTTVDTPEVRLNVRSESGKAYRFLVTNQITMEVNEYEKPVRMTNDNGILTFYGGQDAIRMEAYPDLQYRMWVEGASVEIGDETVLADGVQAGCASLVTMKIDSTQEWTLTVQGLLDGEELPSSTKNIEEEIVKYHDFYKQVMNEFHLTGADGSEKDDLFKVNALAWWYTHNMLVHYSVPHGLEQYGGAAWGTRDVCQGPTEYFMATQKFEQVRDILLTVYTHQYEDDGNWPQWFMFDRYAPVQQEESHGDIIVWPLKVLSDYLTATQDYSILKEKVSYTMKGSFQFTEQTFTVLEHVNKEIGYIRSHFLHDTYLSSYGDGDWDDTLQPANAQLKKYMVSSWTVALTYQTLTQLSAALLPEEPALAAELQEMASGIKRDFNQYMLQTEVIPGFLYMEDPDSTKLMLHPTDTETGIQYRLLPMTRSMIAELLDPERAKAHYDLIKEKMFFPDGVRLMNRPAQYAGGVSTHFKRAEQAANFGREVGLQYVHAHIRFVEAMAKLGHADDVWNGLNVINPVGIRDVVPNAEIRQSNSYFSSSDGKFNTRYDAQTNFDELRSGKVPVKGGWRIYSSGPGIYMNQLISNALGIRQDHEGLVVDPVLPSSLDGMHFDFQYNGVKVTFIYHITGAPVSKVVLNGKALNTERISNPYREGGARISREAFEAAMNGEHNVIDIFM, translated from the coding sequence ATGACAGCCACCATGACGAATTCTAAGCTTAACATTCAAGCAGGTGATCTGTGCTTTACATTTTGGAAAAGCGGAGATTTGTATCAGGCCGTTAGCGGCCGGACGATGATCAATCAATTGATGACAAGCCCTCTTGAAGGGTCTTTGAATAACTTATACCTGCGTATCCATAACGATTCGGGCATCTCTTCTTACCCGCTGCTTGGACTTCATTCCCGAAGTACGGTTAGCACCGGGGGGAACCGGATGGTGTGGGAAGGAACTGCTGAAGATGTTCAATACCGAGTGACCTTTGCCTTATCAGCTCAGGGTGTATGGTTCTGGGATGTGGTTACTCACGGTGAAAACGTGAAGATAGACATCATTTACGGGCAGGATATCGGCAATGCGGATGTCGGAGCTGTACGCAGCAATGAGGCATACTTATCTCAGTATATCGATCATTCTGTTTTCGAGGACAAGGATCATGGCTATGTGGTTTGTTCGAGACAGAATCAGCCGCAAGGCGGGACGTTCCCTTATATACAGCAAGGCTCTCTGACTCGTGCGTCAGGTTATTCAACCGATGGTTTTCAATTTTTTGGACTGTCTTACAAAGAAACGAATATACCGTCATGCCTAAGTCAAACTGGGCTTGCCAATGAAATCTACCAATACGAATTTGCCTACACGGCGCTCCAGTCAGAGCTGGTTTCGCTCAATGGTGAAGCTCGCTTTGTATTCTATGGCCTTGTGAAAGCTGACCACGCTTCTGCAGTGACGGAGCTGGAATTCAAGGATGAAGTGCAGCAAGCTTGGGATGCCTATCAGGCTGAAGAAATGAAAGAACCGATGCAAAAGCTTTCTCCGATTAGTCTTAAAAAAGTCATGGGTGATCCGCTGCAGACGCTTTCCATGACGGATGAAGAAGTGAATTCGCGTTTCCCGAGCCATACAAGACATCAGGAAGAGCGTGAAGACGGGCAATTGATTGCTTTCTTTACGGATTCCTACGAACATATCGTTTTGAAGGAAAAGGAACTGCTCGTTGAGCGTCCACATGGACATATCCTGATGAGCGGAAACAATGTGCAGTTGGGGGCCAAGGTGGTTACCACCACTTCATATATGTATGGTATTTTCAACTCGCATCTTGTTGTAGGCAATACGAACTTCAATAAAATGATGAGTAATGCTCGCAGTGCCCTTAACATTCCCAAGACCTCTGGCCAGCGGATTTACATGGAACTGGATGGTCAATACCAGCTGCTCACGATGCCTTCCTTGTTTGAAATCGGCTTTAACTATGTGCGCTGGTATTACAAAACGAGTGACGACATGCTGATCATTACAAACTTTACGACTGTGGATACGCCAGAGGTTCGTCTGAATGTGCGTTCCGAAAGTGGCAAAGCCTACCGCTTCCTGGTGACCAACCAGATCACCATGGAAGTGAATGAATATGAGAAGCCGGTTCGCATGACGAATGATAACGGCATACTTACTTTCTACGGCGGGCAGGATGCAATCCGCATGGAAGCCTATCCGGATCTGCAATACCGGATGTGGGTTGAAGGTGCAAGTGTTGAAATCGGTGATGAAACCGTGCTTGCTGATGGTGTCCAGGCCGGCTGCGCGTCCCTGGTGACGATGAAGATCGATTCTACCCAGGAATGGACACTTACGGTTCAAGGATTGCTCGATGGAGAGGAACTTCCGTCGTCTACCAAGAATATAGAAGAAGAGATTGTAAAATATCATGATTTTTATAAGCAGGTTATGAACGAATTCCATCTTACTGGGGCAGATGGATCAGAAAAGGATGATTTATTTAAAGTCAACGCGTTGGCCTGGTGGTATACGCATAATATGCTCGTCCATTATTCGGTCCCGCACGGTCTTGAACAGTATGGCGGAGCGGCCTGGGGAACCCGGGATGTATGCCAGGGTCCTACCGAATATTTCATGGCAACGCAAAAATTCGAACAAGTCCGCGATATTCTGCTTACAGTCTATACCCATCAATATGAAGATGATGGAAACTGGCCGCAGTGGTTTATGTTTGACCGTTATGCGCCTGTCCAGCAGGAAGAAAGCCATGGAGATATTATCGTATGGCCGCTAAAGGTACTTAGTGATTATTTGACGGCTACACAGGATTACAGTATTTTGAAGGAAAAGGTTTCCTATACCATGAAGGGGAGCTTCCAGTTTACGGAGCAAACATTTACGGTATTGGAGCATGTGAATAAAGAAATCGGTTATATCCGGAGTCATTTCCTGCACGACACTTACTTGTCTTCTTACGGAGATGGAGATTGGGATGATACGCTCCAGCCTGCGAATGCACAGCTCAAGAAGTATATGGTCAGCAGTTGGACGGTTGCATTGACTTACCAGACATTAACCCAGCTTTCTGCGGCATTGCTTCCTGAAGAGCCAGCGCTAGCGGCAGAGCTTCAGGAAATGGCTTCCGGAATCAAACGCGATTTTAACCAATACATGCTGCAGACAGAAGTCATTCCTGGTTTCCTTTACATGGAAGATCCGGATTCAACCAAACTGATGCTGCATCCGACAGATACCGAGACCGGCATCCAGTACCGTTTGCTGCCGATGACACGGAGTATGATCGCAGAGCTTCTGGATCCGGAGCGTGCAAAGGCGCATTATGATCTGATCAAGGAAAAGATGTTCTTCCCTGATGGCGTCCGCTTGATGAACCGTCCTGCCCAATATGCAGGTGGAGTCAGCACGCATTTCAAACGGGCGGAGCAGGCTGCAAACTTCGGACGTGAAGTAGGGCTTCAATATGTGCATGCCCACATCCGGTTCGTGGAAGCCATGGCGAAGCTGGGACATGCTGACGATGTATGGAACGGGCTAAACGTTATTAACCCGGTAGGTATTCGTGATGTGGTTCCGAATGCGGAAATTCGCCAAAGTAATTCTTATTTCAGCAGCTCGGACGGCAAGTTTAATACACGTTATGATGCTCAGACGAATTTTGATGAGCTTCGCAGCGGCAAGGTTCCGGTGAAGGGCGGCTGGAGAATCTATTCCAGTGGACCGGGGATCTACATGAATCAGCTGATTTCTAACGCACTTGGAATACGTCAGGACCATGAAGGGCTTGTGGTAGACCCTGTGCTGCCTTCTTCATTGGATGGTATGCATTTTGATTTCCAATATAACGGAGTGAAAGTAACCTTTATCTATCATATTACCGGAGCTCCCGTTAGCAAGGTCGTCCTGAATGGAAAGGCACTGAATACCGAGAGAATATCCAACCCTTACCGTGAGGGCGGAGCACGCATTTCAAGAGAAGCCTTTGAGGCAGCGATGAATGGTGAACATAATGTAATTGACATTTTTATGTAA
- a CDS encoding LacI family DNA-binding transcriptional regulator — MVSIKDIAKKAGVSISTVSYALNGSSKVTDETSSKILAIARELNYVPNAAARTLKKRESRILGVFLTDFKGDVYGELLDGMKEVCNSQGYDLIVCSGKQSHRMLPERMIDGAVILDHTFSSEELLKYAERNHKIVVLDRELEHPNINQVLLDNKAGATLATEYLVEQGHKKIYVVSGPEGSYDSTQRMKAVKMVADRAEDVEWIEIQGDFKKSGGEKAAEQIMQEYTEPVAVFCLNDEMAIGLCNRIADTEFKIGEHVHLIGFDNIELTRYMQPRLATIDYSKRKWGALASEQLIKIISGEKVDHERIYVTLVKGDSVGTETTRNVPRPN; from the coding sequence TTGGTAAGTATAAAAGATATCGCCAAAAAAGCCGGGGTTTCAATTTCAACGGTATCTTATGCGCTTAACGGAAGCAGCAAGGTAACGGACGAGACAAGCTCAAAAATACTGGCCATCGCCAGAGAATTGAACTACGTGCCCAACGCGGCTGCAAGAACATTAAAAAAGAGGGAATCCAGAATCCTGGGTGTGTTCCTGACAGATTTTAAAGGTGATGTATACGGGGAACTGCTGGATGGGATGAAGGAGGTTTGCAATTCACAAGGTTATGACCTGATCGTGTGCAGCGGCAAGCAGTCTCACCGGATGCTGCCGGAGCGTATGATCGACGGCGCAGTGATCCTGGACCATACATTTTCCAGTGAAGAGCTTCTTAAATATGCGGAACGCAATCATAAAATCGTCGTATTGGACAGGGAACTGGAACACCCGAACATTAATCAGGTATTGCTGGATAACAAAGCCGGGGCAACATTGGCTACAGAGTATTTGGTTGAGCAGGGGCATAAGAAAATTTATGTTGTTTCCGGGCCTGAGGGATCGTATGACTCTACGCAGCGGATGAAAGCTGTGAAGATGGTAGCGGACCGGGCCGAGGACGTGGAATGGATTGAAATCCAAGGGGATTTCAAGAAGAGCGGCGGTGAAAAGGCTGCGGAGCAGATCATGCAGGAATACACGGAGCCGGTAGCTGTGTTCTGTCTTAATGATGAGATGGCGATCGGTCTTTGCAACCGGATTGCCGATACCGAATTCAAGATTGGTGAGCATGTTCATCTGATCGGCTTCGATAATATCGAGCTTACCCGTTACATGCAGCCGCGGCTGGCCACCATTGATTATTCCAAGCGGAAATGGGGGGCGCTCGCGTCGGAGCAGTTGATCAAAATTATATCCGGCGAAAAAGTGGATCATGAGCGTATTTATGTCACCCTTGTAAAGGGAGACTCTGTCGGAACAGAAACCACAAGGAACGTACCCCGTCCAAACTAA
- a CDS encoding TetR/AcrR family transcriptional regulator, producing the protein MEALKRQQVVNTAMEIFKEKGYVAASMKEIAEACGMAKGSIYKLFPSKEELFTAVFVACHQTMFTRARELDFEQQSPPKEKLRRKIEFQLQYMLENYYFTSEFKELPVKDNEHFIAAWKKKRVTLLQLHRDFFYEAYGETIESHIWDVVIIFRGMLREYLSYAIQKVISLPMAELSGFIEERMDAVVRDIVENKPTPVMNQKNVYYNELNPVDPHTRVATIQSFLDSLEEQIDDLPMAEHLQNELKDVIRMLRKELMQINPNQTLLRVYASYLENSPVLGPYARQLRYMI; encoded by the coding sequence ATGGAAGCATTGAAACGACAGCAAGTTGTGAACACAGCAATGGAGATATTTAAAGAAAAAGGATATGTTGCGGCTTCGATGAAGGAAATTGCCGAAGCCTGCGGCATGGCAAAAGGAAGCATATATAAGCTGTTCCCTTCAAAAGAAGAGCTCTTCACCGCCGTTTTTGTGGCATGTCATCAGACGATGTTCACCCGTGCAAGAGAACTGGATTTCGAACAGCAATCTCCACCCAAAGAGAAGCTGCGGCGGAAGATTGAATTCCAATTGCAGTACATGCTTGAAAACTACTACTTTACGAGTGAATTCAAAGAGCTGCCGGTCAAGGATAACGAGCATTTCATTGCCGCCTGGAAGAAGAAAAGAGTAACCCTTCTTCAACTGCACCGCGACTTTTTTTATGAAGCATATGGAGAGACAATCGAGTCTCATATATGGGATGTTGTCATTATTTTCAGAGGAATGCTGAGAGAGTATCTGTCCTACGCTATTCAAAAGGTGATTTCACTGCCGATGGCTGAACTCTCCGGTTTTATCGAGGAGCGTATGGATGCAGTCGTGCGTGATATCGTTGAAAATAAACCAACGCCCGTGATGAACCAAAAGAACGTCTATTATAACGAACTGAATCCGGTCGACCCTCATACGCGGGTGGCAACTATTCAAAGCTTTCTGGATTCCCTGGAGGAACAAATCGATGATCTGCCCATGGCGGAGCATCTGCAAAATGAGCTAAAAGACGTGATCCGTATGCTCCGGAAGGAACTGATGCAGATAAATCCCAACCAGACACTGCTCCGCGTCTATGCCTCCTATCTCGAAAACAGCCCTGTACTTGGCCCTTATGCCAGACAGCTCCGATATATGATATAG
- a CDS encoding MBL fold metallo-hydrolase has protein sequence MKIAQELEMLELSIPGSGMVLHPVVIGSKDSWVLVDTGMPGQYGAIKELVQQAGYTALEPGSIILTHQDVDHVGSLPQFLDGSHGTMEVYAHKDDQPYIDGELPFIKLRPQVVDMLRKSLTEKEYTGFEHAFSKESPAQVTHIVAEGDVLPFGGGLTVIHTPGHTPGHISLYHANSKTLIAGDALTVNNGELCGPNPPVTPDMNLALKSVRKFKDYDIEAIICYHGGVFKGDIQKRIDELTADVQ, from the coding sequence ATGAAAATAGCTCAAGAACTGGAAATGCTGGAATTGTCCATCCCGGGCTCCGGTATGGTGCTGCATCCGGTGGTGATCGGCAGCAAAGATAGCTGGGTACTGGTGGATACGGGGATGCCAGGTCAATATGGAGCTATCAAGGAGTTGGTGCAGCAGGCTGGTTATACAGCTTTGGAACCAGGATCCATTATATTGACGCATCAGGATGTTGATCATGTGGGAAGCCTTCCGCAATTCTTGGATGGGAGTCACGGGACTATGGAGGTGTATGCCCACAAAGATGATCAGCCTTATATCGACGGTGAACTTCCATTTATCAAGCTGCGTCCGCAGGTAGTCGATATGCTCCGGAAGTCGCTGACGGAAAAAGAATATACCGGATTTGAACATGCCTTTTCCAAGGAATCGCCTGCCCAGGTTACTCACATCGTTGCTGAAGGGGATGTACTTCCTTTTGGCGGCGGACTCACCGTCATTCACACACCGGGACATACGCCCGGACATATCAGTTTATATCATGCAAACAGCAAAACGCTGATTGCCGGTGACGCATTAACGGTCAATAACGGCGAGCTTTGCGGACCGAATCCGCCGGTTACACCTGATATGAATCTGGCACTGAAATCCGTCCGTAAATTCAAGGATTATGATATTGAAGCGATTATTTGTTATCATGGCGGTGTCTTCAAAGGTGATATCCAGAAACGGATTGATGAGCTGACGGCGGATGTCCAGTAA
- a CDS encoding AbrB family transcriptional regulator: protein MSSKAVRLIYTLFCGIIGAIIFQWIHMPIPWLLGPMICTLIASKSFKRVKPLWPPVLRNAGMIIIGYTVGLSFTLETLQQIGRQLPSMILLTVLLLLCSLMIASLVSLLSGVPFPTVLMGSIPGGLTQMIPLAEEIKGIDITVVTFLQVSRLMMIIFFVPLLVFSPLFEGAGGKTVEGVVHSAAAASWEGLFPHIIVFAVLCTLFAIVGQRFKFPTAYLLGPMIATVLLNLSGYTGHALPTVFLNASQLVIGIYVGMLLKPEQLGNKLRIIILAIFSGASLIVCSIGLSLLLTKLHTVSMVTAFLGLAPGGMDQMGIIAKEAGADLSVVICYQLFRTLFIFLAVPPLLKAIFKAMARKQPSGS from the coding sequence ATGTCCAGTAAAGCGGTCCGGCTTATCTATACTCTATTCTGCGGCATCATTGGCGCAATTATTTTTCAATGGATTCATATGCCGATCCCATGGCTGCTTGGGCCTATGATATGCACCTTGATCGCTTCGAAGTCATTCAAGCGGGTTAAGCCGTTGTGGCCGCCAGTTCTCCGTAATGCAGGGATGATTATAATCGGCTATACGGTCGGACTATCCTTTACGCTGGAGACGCTGCAGCAAATTGGACGGCAGCTGCCGTCCATGATTCTGCTGACGGTCCTTCTGCTGTTATGCAGTTTGATGATTGCCTCGTTGGTATCGCTGCTGTCAGGGGTCCCGTTTCCAACAGTACTCATGGGAAGCATCCCCGGTGGATTGACTCAAATGATACCGCTGGCTGAAGAGATCAAAGGTATTGATATTACTGTCGTGACCTTTTTGCAGGTTTCACGATTGATGATGATCATCTTCTTTGTGCCGCTGCTTGTTTTCAGTCCCTTGTTTGAAGGTGCAGGCGGCAAAACGGTCGAAGGGGTTGTGCACAGTGCTGCTGCCGCAAGCTGGGAGGGACTGTTTCCCCACATTATTGTGTTTGCGGTTCTCTGCACTCTCTTTGCCATCGTGGGGCAGCGTTTCAAATTCCCGACAGCTTATCTGCTCGGGCCCATGATTGCAACCGTTCTTCTTAACTTATCCGGCTATACGGGTCATGCTTTGCCAACCGTATTTCTGAACGCCTCACAGCTGGTGATCGGGATATATGTAGGAATGCTATTGAAGCCTGAGCAGCTAGGGAATAAGCTGCGGATTATCATACTGGCGATTTTCAGTGGAGCTTCGCTGATCGTATGCTCCATCGGTCTCAGCCTGCTGCTTACCAAGCTCCACACCGTTTCCATGGTAACCGCCTTTTTGGGTTTGGCCCCCGGTGGTATGGATCAGATGGGGATCATCGCTAAAGAAGCGGGAGCGGATCTATCCGTTGTGATTTGCTACCAGCTGTTCCGAACATTGTTTATATTCCTGGCGGTGCCTCCGCTGTTAAAGGCTATCTTTAAAGCGATGGCCCGTAAACAGCCTTCTGGCAGTTAA
- a CDS encoding MraY family glycosyltransferase, translated as MVYVIGFILSLVIVLALIPPLRKLAIRVDFVDRPTSRKIHKEPVPHLASIAIFLGFMIPYLILTRHWDREMAGVIAGSLLIMGIGMVDDWYKTRGKDFAALPKTVIQVAAAVIVYFSGISFVGVTIPFVGHMIVFPEWLQFILTILWIFGVTTVINFMDGLDGLSGGVAGISALTLFVVAIAKGQSHSAIMAIILVGVALGYLKYNKPPAKIYMGDAGATFIGFMLGIIALDGAFKQVTVISILVPVLALGVPIFDNIYVVIKRYLNGQPVYKADRSQIHYRLISWGLSPKQAVVFIYLISACLSLSSIILMLLS; from the coding sequence ATCGTGTATGTAATCGGATTTATATTATCGCTCGTTATTGTGCTCGCACTCATCCCACCTCTGCGGAAGTTGGCGATTCGGGTTGATTTCGTCGACAGACCCACCAGCCGGAAAATTCATAAGGAACCGGTACCTCATTTGGCGAGCATCGCCATTTTCCTTGGGTTCATGATTCCGTATCTGATATTGACACGTCATTGGGACCGTGAAATGGCTGGTGTCATTGCCGGATCACTCCTGATCATGGGAATCGGAATGGTGGATGACTGGTATAAAACGCGGGGCAAGGATTTTGCAGCCCTGCCGAAAACCGTGATTCAGGTGGCGGCAGCTGTTATTGTTTATTTCTCCGGTATTTCGTTTGTCGGAGTAACCATTCCTTTTGTAGGCCATATGATCGTGTTTCCCGAATGGCTCCAGTTCATTTTGACCATTCTATGGATCTTCGGTGTGACCACGGTCATTAACTTCATGGACGGACTTGACGGTCTATCCGGAGGCGTAGCCGGCATCTCGGCATTGACCCTCTTCGTTGTGGCGATTGCCAAGGGCCAGTCCCACTCAGCCATTATGGCGATCATTCTCGTCGGTGTTGCGCTCGGCTATCTGAAATACAACAAGCCGCCAGCCAAAATCTATATGGGGGATGCAGGTGCAACCTTCATCGGGTTTATGCTTGGCATAATTGCACTGGACGGGGCATTCAAACAGGTTACCGTTATTTCAATCCTGGTGCCGGTGCTGGCGCTCGGAGTTCCGATTTTTGATAACATCTATGTTGTGATCAAGCGTTATTTGAACGGACAACCGGTGTATAAGGCAGACCGCAGTCAGATTCATTACCGCCTAATCTCCTGGGGGCTTAGTCCGAAACAGGCCGTTGTCTTCATCTATTTGATCAGCGCCTGCTTATCCCTCTCGTCCATTATATTGATGCTCCTAAGCTGA